In Panthera tigris isolate Pti1 chromosome C1, P.tigris_Pti1_mat1.1, whole genome shotgun sequence, the following proteins share a genomic window:
- the RAD54L gene encoding DNA repair and recombination protein RAD54-like isoform X3, giving the protein MADEMGLGKTLQCITLMWTLLRQSPECKPEIDKAVVVSPSSLVKNWYNEVGKWLAGRIQPLAIDGGSKDEIDQKLEGFMNQRGARVPSPILIISYETFRLHVGILQKGSVGLVICDEGHRLKNSENQTYQALDSLNTSRRVLISGTPIQNDLLEYFSLVHFVNSGILGTAHEFKKHFELPILKSRDAAASEADRQLGEERLRELTSIVNRCLIRRTSDILSKYLPVKIEQVVCCRLTSLQTELYKKFLRQAKPAEELREGKMSVSSLSSITLLKKLCNHPALIYDKCVEEEGGFEGALEIFPPGYSSKALEPQLSGKMLVLDYILAVTRSRSSDKVVLVSNYTQTLDLFEKLCRARRYLYVRLDGTMSIKKRAKIVERFNNPLSPDFVFMLSSKAGGCGLNLIGANRLVMFDPDWNPANDEQAMARVWRDGQKKTCYIYRLLSAGTIEEKIFQRQSHKKALSSCVVDEEQDVERHFSLGELKELFTLDEASLSDTHDRLRCCRCVNNHQVRPPPDGSDCTSDLAQWNHNTDKRGLKDEVLQAAWDAASTAITFVFHQQSHEEQRGLH; this is encoded by the exons ATGGCTGATGAGATGGGTCTGGGCAAGACGCTGCAGTGCATCACGTTGATGTGGACGCTTTTGCGCCAGAGTCCAGAGTGCAAACCGGAAATTGACAAGGCAGTGGTGGTGTCACCCTCCAGCCTAGTGAAGAACTGGTACAATGAAGTTGGGAAATGGCTTGCAGGGAGGATCCAACCTCTGGCCATTGATGGAGGCTCTAAGGACGAGATAGACCAAaaactgg AAGGATTCATGAACCAGCGTGGAGCCCGAGTGCCTTCTCCCATCCTTATCATTTCCTATGAGACATTCCGCCTTCATGTTGGAATCCTCCAGAAAGGGAGTGTTGGACTGGTCATCTGTGATGAG GGACACAGACTTAAGAACTCTGAGAATCAGACTTACCAGGCCCTGGACAGCTTGAACACCAGCCGGCGGGTGCTTATCTCTGGGACCCCCATCCAGAATGATCTCCTTGAGTATTTCAGCTTGGTACATTTTGTTAATTCGGGCATTCTAG GAACTGCCCATGAGTTCAAGAAGCATTTTGAGTTGCCAATTTTGAAGAGTCGAGATGCAGCTGCCAGTGAGGCTGACAGGCAGCTAGGAGAAGAGCGGCTACGGGAGCTCACCAGCATTGTGAATAG GTGCCTGATACGGAGGACCTCTGATATCCTTTCTAAATATCTGCCTGTGAAAATTGAGCAGGTGGTTTGTTGTAG GCTGACATCCCTTCAGACTGAGTTATACAAGAAGTTTCTGAGACAGGCCAAGCCAGCAGAAGAGTTGCGTGAGGGCAAGATGAGTGtgtcttccctttcttccatCACCTTGCTAAAGAAGCTTTGTAATC aTCCAGCTCTAATCTATGACAAGTGTGTGGAAGAGGAGGGTGGCTTTGAAGGTGCCTTGGAAATATTCCCCCCTGGTTATAGCTCCAAGGCTCTAGAGCCCCAGCTATCAG GTAAGATGCTGGTCCTTGATTACATTCTGGCAGTGACCCGAAGCCGCAGCAGTGACAAAGTAGTGCTGGTGTCCAATTACACTCAGACATTGGACCTCTTTGAGAAGCTCTGCCGGGCCCGAAG GTACTTGTATGTCCGCTTGGATGGGACAATGTCCATTAAGAAGCGAGCCAAGATTGTAGAGCGCTTCAACAATCCATTG agCCCTGACTTTGTCTTCATGCTGAGCAGCAAAGCTGGGGGTTGTGGCCTCAATCTCATTGGAGCAAACCGACTGGTCATGTTTGACCCTGACTGGAACCCGGCTAATGATGAACAAGCCATGGCCCGGGTCTGGCGTGATGGTCAAAAGAAGACCTGCTACATCTATCGCCTGCTGTCT gcaggaaCCATTGAGGAGAAGATCTTTCAGCGCCAGAGCCACAAGAAGGCACTGAGCAGCTGTGTGGTGGATGAGGAACAGGATGTGGAGCGGCACTTCTCTCTCGGCGAGTTGAAGGAGCTATTTACCCTGGATGAGGCTAGCCTCAGTGACACACATGACAG GTTGCGCTGCTGCCGCTGTGTCAACAATCACCAGGTCCGGCCACCCCCTGATGGTTCTGACTGCACCTCAGACCTGGCTCAGTGGAACCATAACACTGATAAACGGGGGCTTAAGGATGAGGTACTCCAGGCCGCCTGGGATGCTGCCTCCACAGCCATCACGTTCGTCTTCCACCAGCAGTCTCATGAGGAGCAGCGGGGTCTCCACTGA
- the RAD54L gene encoding DNA repair and recombination protein RAD54-like isoform X1: protein MRKSLAPSQLAKRKPEGRPGDEEDWQPRTVTPKKQKSNSGTQSKECFLSPFRKPLTQLTNRPPSLDSSQHEAFIRSILSKPFKIPIPNYQGPLGSRALGLKRAGVRRALHDPLEEGALVLYEPPPLSAHDQLKLDKEKLPVHVVVDPILSKVLRPHQREGVKFLWECVTSRRIPGSHGCIMADEMGLGKTLQCITLMWTLLRQSPECKPEIDKAVVVSPSSLVKNWYNEVGKWLAGRIQPLAIDGGSKDEIDQKLEGFMNQRGARVPSPILIISYETFRLHVGILQKGSVGLVICDEGHRLKNSENQTYQALDSLNTSRRVLISGTPIQNDLLEYFSLVHFVNSGILGTAHEFKKHFELPILKSRDAAASEADRQLGEERLRELTSIVNRCLIRRTSDILSKYLPVKIEQVVCCRLTSLQTELYKKFLRQAKPAEELREGKMSVSSLSSITLLKKLCNHPALIYDKCVEEEGGFEGALEIFPPGYSSKALEPQLSGKMLVLDYILAVTRSRSSDKVVLVSNYTQTLDLFEKLCRARRYLYVRLDGTMSIKKRAKIVERFNNPLSPDFVFMLSSKAGGCGLNLIGANRLVMFDPDWNPANDEQAMARVWRDGQKKTCYIYRLLSAGTIEEKIFQRQSHKKALSSCVVDEEQDVERHFSLGELKELFTLDEASLSDTHDRLRCCRCVNNHQVRPPPDGSDCTSDLAQWNHNTDKRGLKDEVLQAAWDAASTAITFVFHQQSHEEQRGLH from the exons ATG AGGAAGAGCTTAGCTCCTAGCCAGTTGGCCAAGAGAAAACCGGAAGGCAGACCTGGTGATGAGGAAGATTGGCAGCCTAGGACAGTG ACTCCCAAGAAACAGAAATCCAACAGTGGGACCCAGAGCAAAGAGTGTTTCCTGTCGCCTTTTCGGAAACCTTTGACTCAACTAACGAATCGACCACCCAGTCTGGACAGTAGTCAACAT gaagcCTTTATTCGAAGCATTTTGtcaaaaccttttaaaattcccATTCCAAATTATCAAG GTCCTCTGGGCTCTCGTGCATTGGGCCTCAAAAGGGCTGGGGTCCGCCGGGCCCTCCATGACCCCTTGGAAGAAGGTGCCTTAGTTCTGTATGAGCCTCCCCCTCTGAGCGCCCACGACCAGCTGAAGCTTGACAA GGAAAAACTCCCTGTCCATGTGGTTGTTGATCCCATTCTCAGTAAGGTCTTACGGCCCCATCAGAGAGAG GGAGTAAAGTTTCTGTGGGAGTGTGTCACCAGTCGGCGCATCCCTGGCAGCCACGGCTGTATCATGGCTGATGAGATGGGTCTGGGCAAGACGCTGCAGTGCATCACGTTGATGTGGACGCTTTTGCGCCAGAGTCCAGAGTGCAAACCGGAAATTGACAAGGCAGTGGTGGTGTCACCCTCCAGCCTAGTGAAGAACTGGTACAATGAAGTTGGGAAATGGCTTGCAGGGAGGATCCAACCTCTGGCCATTGATGGAGGCTCTAAGGACGAGATAGACCAAaaactgg AAGGATTCATGAACCAGCGTGGAGCCCGAGTGCCTTCTCCCATCCTTATCATTTCCTATGAGACATTCCGCCTTCATGTTGGAATCCTCCAGAAAGGGAGTGTTGGACTGGTCATCTGTGATGAG GGACACAGACTTAAGAACTCTGAGAATCAGACTTACCAGGCCCTGGACAGCTTGAACACCAGCCGGCGGGTGCTTATCTCTGGGACCCCCATCCAGAATGATCTCCTTGAGTATTTCAGCTTGGTACATTTTGTTAATTCGGGCATTCTAG GAACTGCCCATGAGTTCAAGAAGCATTTTGAGTTGCCAATTTTGAAGAGTCGAGATGCAGCTGCCAGTGAGGCTGACAGGCAGCTAGGAGAAGAGCGGCTACGGGAGCTCACCAGCATTGTGAATAG GTGCCTGATACGGAGGACCTCTGATATCCTTTCTAAATATCTGCCTGTGAAAATTGAGCAGGTGGTTTGTTGTAG GCTGACATCCCTTCAGACTGAGTTATACAAGAAGTTTCTGAGACAGGCCAAGCCAGCAGAAGAGTTGCGTGAGGGCAAGATGAGTGtgtcttccctttcttccatCACCTTGCTAAAGAAGCTTTGTAATC aTCCAGCTCTAATCTATGACAAGTGTGTGGAAGAGGAGGGTGGCTTTGAAGGTGCCTTGGAAATATTCCCCCCTGGTTATAGCTCCAAGGCTCTAGAGCCCCAGCTATCAG GTAAGATGCTGGTCCTTGATTACATTCTGGCAGTGACCCGAAGCCGCAGCAGTGACAAAGTAGTGCTGGTGTCCAATTACACTCAGACATTGGACCTCTTTGAGAAGCTCTGCCGGGCCCGAAG GTACTTGTATGTCCGCTTGGATGGGACAATGTCCATTAAGAAGCGAGCCAAGATTGTAGAGCGCTTCAACAATCCATTG agCCCTGACTTTGTCTTCATGCTGAGCAGCAAAGCTGGGGGTTGTGGCCTCAATCTCATTGGAGCAAACCGACTGGTCATGTTTGACCCTGACTGGAACCCGGCTAATGATGAACAAGCCATGGCCCGGGTCTGGCGTGATGGTCAAAAGAAGACCTGCTACATCTATCGCCTGCTGTCT gcaggaaCCATTGAGGAGAAGATCTTTCAGCGCCAGAGCCACAAGAAGGCACTGAGCAGCTGTGTGGTGGATGAGGAACAGGATGTGGAGCGGCACTTCTCTCTCGGCGAGTTGAAGGAGCTATTTACCCTGGATGAGGCTAGCCTCAGTGACACACATGACAG GTTGCGCTGCTGCCGCTGTGTCAACAATCACCAGGTCCGGCCACCCCCTGATGGTTCTGACTGCACCTCAGACCTGGCTCAGTGGAACCATAACACTGATAAACGGGGGCTTAAGGATGAGGTACTCCAGGCCGCCTGGGATGCTGCCTCCACAGCCATCACGTTCGTCTTCCACCAGCAGTCTCATGAGGAGCAGCGGGGTCTCCACTGA
- the RAD54L gene encoding DNA repair and recombination protein RAD54-like isoform X2, with the protein MRKSLAPSQLAKRKPEGRPGDEEDWQPRTVTPKKQKSNSGTQSKECFLSPFRKPLTQLTNRPPSLDSSQHEAFIRSILSKPFKIPIPNYQGPLGSRALGLKRAGVRRALHDPLEEGALVLYEPPPLSAHDQLKLDKEKLPVHVVVDPILSKVLRPHQREGVKFLWECVTSRRIPGSHGCIMADEMGLGKTLQCITLMWTLLRQSPECKPEIDKAVVVSPSSLVKNWYNEVGKWLAGRIQPLAIDGGSKDEIDQKLEGFMNQRGARVPSPILIISYETFRLHVGILQKGSVGLVICDEGHRLKNSENQTYQALDSLNTSRRVLISGTPIQNDLLEYFSLVHFVNSGILGTAHEFKKHFELPILKSRDAAASEADRQLGEERLRELTSIVNRCLIRRTSDILSKYLPVKIEQVVCCRLTSLQTELYKKFLRQAKPAEELREGKMSVSSLSSITLLKKLCNHPALIYDKCVEEEGGFEGALEIFPPGYSSKALEPQLSVTRSRSSDKVVLVSNYTQTLDLFEKLCRARRYLYVRLDGTMSIKKRAKIVERFNNPLSPDFVFMLSSKAGGCGLNLIGANRLVMFDPDWNPANDEQAMARVWRDGQKKTCYIYRLLSAGTIEEKIFQRQSHKKALSSCVVDEEQDVERHFSLGELKELFTLDEASLSDTHDRLRCCRCVNNHQVRPPPDGSDCTSDLAQWNHNTDKRGLKDEVLQAAWDAASTAITFVFHQQSHEEQRGLH; encoded by the exons ATG AGGAAGAGCTTAGCTCCTAGCCAGTTGGCCAAGAGAAAACCGGAAGGCAGACCTGGTGATGAGGAAGATTGGCAGCCTAGGACAGTG ACTCCCAAGAAACAGAAATCCAACAGTGGGACCCAGAGCAAAGAGTGTTTCCTGTCGCCTTTTCGGAAACCTTTGACTCAACTAACGAATCGACCACCCAGTCTGGACAGTAGTCAACAT gaagcCTTTATTCGAAGCATTTTGtcaaaaccttttaaaattcccATTCCAAATTATCAAG GTCCTCTGGGCTCTCGTGCATTGGGCCTCAAAAGGGCTGGGGTCCGCCGGGCCCTCCATGACCCCTTGGAAGAAGGTGCCTTAGTTCTGTATGAGCCTCCCCCTCTGAGCGCCCACGACCAGCTGAAGCTTGACAA GGAAAAACTCCCTGTCCATGTGGTTGTTGATCCCATTCTCAGTAAGGTCTTACGGCCCCATCAGAGAGAG GGAGTAAAGTTTCTGTGGGAGTGTGTCACCAGTCGGCGCATCCCTGGCAGCCACGGCTGTATCATGGCTGATGAGATGGGTCTGGGCAAGACGCTGCAGTGCATCACGTTGATGTGGACGCTTTTGCGCCAGAGTCCAGAGTGCAAACCGGAAATTGACAAGGCAGTGGTGGTGTCACCCTCCAGCCTAGTGAAGAACTGGTACAATGAAGTTGGGAAATGGCTTGCAGGGAGGATCCAACCTCTGGCCATTGATGGAGGCTCTAAGGACGAGATAGACCAAaaactgg AAGGATTCATGAACCAGCGTGGAGCCCGAGTGCCTTCTCCCATCCTTATCATTTCCTATGAGACATTCCGCCTTCATGTTGGAATCCTCCAGAAAGGGAGTGTTGGACTGGTCATCTGTGATGAG GGACACAGACTTAAGAACTCTGAGAATCAGACTTACCAGGCCCTGGACAGCTTGAACACCAGCCGGCGGGTGCTTATCTCTGGGACCCCCATCCAGAATGATCTCCTTGAGTATTTCAGCTTGGTACATTTTGTTAATTCGGGCATTCTAG GAACTGCCCATGAGTTCAAGAAGCATTTTGAGTTGCCAATTTTGAAGAGTCGAGATGCAGCTGCCAGTGAGGCTGACAGGCAGCTAGGAGAAGAGCGGCTACGGGAGCTCACCAGCATTGTGAATAG GTGCCTGATACGGAGGACCTCTGATATCCTTTCTAAATATCTGCCTGTGAAAATTGAGCAGGTGGTTTGTTGTAG GCTGACATCCCTTCAGACTGAGTTATACAAGAAGTTTCTGAGACAGGCCAAGCCAGCAGAAGAGTTGCGTGAGGGCAAGATGAGTGtgtcttccctttcttccatCACCTTGCTAAAGAAGCTTTGTAATC aTCCAGCTCTAATCTATGACAAGTGTGTGGAAGAGGAGGGTGGCTTTGAAGGTGCCTTGGAAATATTCCCCCCTGGTTATAGCTCCAAGGCTCTAGAGCCCCAGCTATCAG TGACCCGAAGCCGCAGCAGTGACAAAGTAGTGCTGGTGTCCAATTACACTCAGACATTGGACCTCTTTGAGAAGCTCTGCCGGGCCCGAAG GTACTTGTATGTCCGCTTGGATGGGACAATGTCCATTAAGAAGCGAGCCAAGATTGTAGAGCGCTTCAACAATCCATTG agCCCTGACTTTGTCTTCATGCTGAGCAGCAAAGCTGGGGGTTGTGGCCTCAATCTCATTGGAGCAAACCGACTGGTCATGTTTGACCCTGACTGGAACCCGGCTAATGATGAACAAGCCATGGCCCGGGTCTGGCGTGATGGTCAAAAGAAGACCTGCTACATCTATCGCCTGCTGTCT gcaggaaCCATTGAGGAGAAGATCTTTCAGCGCCAGAGCCACAAGAAGGCACTGAGCAGCTGTGTGGTGGATGAGGAACAGGATGTGGAGCGGCACTTCTCTCTCGGCGAGTTGAAGGAGCTATTTACCCTGGATGAGGCTAGCCTCAGTGACACACATGACAG GTTGCGCTGCTGCCGCTGTGTCAACAATCACCAGGTCCGGCCACCCCCTGATGGTTCTGACTGCACCTCAGACCTGGCTCAGTGGAACCATAACACTGATAAACGGGGGCTTAAGGATGAGGTACTCCAGGCCGCCTGGGATGCTGCCTCCACAGCCATCACGTTCGTCTTCCACCAGCAGTCTCATGAGGAGCAGCGGGGTCTCCACTGA